A segment of the Nostoc sp. TCL26-01 genome:
CTTGACTTTATCTCACGGGGTAGAACAAGCAATCAAAAAATACTGTCCAGAAATTACTACAGTCAATGCAGTTAATGATCACTCTAGTGCTGAAACAGTTAACACTAGTTTTACTAGTCCATTTTTTAGCCCAAAAGCTACTGTTTGGGTAAAAGTAGCAACTGTTGAACAAATACCCAATTCTGATATTTTGACAGTCAATATTGCTAGACACTCACTAATTTTGTCACGTGATGGGGGAAATATTACCTGTTACAAAAATACTTGTTCACACCTAGCAACACCTTTAGATATTGGTCAAGTAAAAAATGGGATAATTACTTGTCCTGCACACGAATTTCAGTATAGTTTAGCAACTGGGGAATGTTTGACTGTACCAGGTATGTCTCTTCAGTCCTATCCAGTCAAAGTTAGAGACAACCAAGTGTTTGTGCAGTTGTAAAACTGATGAAAAATTAATTCAAAATTGCAACTGTCGATACACGATGATGCACGTTGATGCTTTTAAATGATGTCAGCGTGCATTTATGTCTTTCTGCCATGTCTAGCGTAACTTACAAGTATTATCCTGCATTTCTCACAAAACAGTAGGGGCGGGTTCACAAATATGCTTCAATCATTCACGAATATCTCGTTAACCCGCCCCTACAGCCTCTGGACTTCGGTTTGATAAATTTCGTGAGAAATCCGGATTAAGGTTTCGTTCTTTAACTCAACATTAATATCCATATTGAGTTTATGAGATCCATGTTGGGTTGCGCTGCGCTAACCCGAATTCTTATCGTAGAGTGGGTAGTGTTCACAATACCCTTATTAACAAAATACATAATTTTAGTGAATAAATATTTTTATTGTAATTAAATTTGTGTCAGACATAAAAGCGGTAAATTCTCAAAACTTATCTCTATTAACTCCAGAAGCAGAAGTGGTTTTAGGTAATAAAATCACTTCCCAAGAATTAGTTATTCCCGTAGCGCCAAGTCCGATAACAATGTTTGGCCCTCGTGCTGCTTGCTTGGTATCCGAAACAGGTTCCTTATGGGTATCAGATACAGGGCATCATCGATTATTAGGATGGCGCAATTTACCTACACAAGATCATCAACCGGCTGATTGGGTAATTGGACAACCAGACTTTTATCATGAGGGGCAAAATGCAAAAGGTACACCAAAAAGTAATACTGTAAGTGTACCCACAGGGATTTGTGTTTGTGGAGAAGGTTTGGCAATTGCTGATGCTTGGAATCATCGAGTTTTAATTTGGCACAAGTTACCAGAAGATAGTCATGTTCCCGCAGATTTAGTCTTAGGACAAGCTAATTTCACTGATAATGAACACAACCGGGGTAAGCAATTACCTGATGCAAATACAATGCACTGGCCTTATGGAGTTTTCTATCATCAAGGACAGCTATTTGTGGCTGACACAGGTAATCGACGCTTACTAATTTGGCAGCAATTACCTATAGAAAATGGGCAACCTGCTGATTTAGTTTTAGGACAGCCAGATATGATATCTCGTAATGAGAA
Coding sequences within it:
- a CDS encoding NifU family protein, with amino-acid sequence MTNLEEYIREIDRFEAIVSEWDESQRCVVVGLKTAIEALHKAALTNLIKSVKQESISALRQAVDDEIVYAVLLYHDLVKPPQPPILQRIQTALDEVRPGLKSHNGDVEFVAYKPPDIVEVRLIGTCSSCPASTLTLSHGVEQAIKKYCPEITTVNAVNDHSSAETVNTSFTSPFFSPKATVWVKVATVEQIPNSDILTVNIARHSLILSRDGGNITCYKNTCSHLATPLDIGQVKNGIITCPAHEFQYSLATGECLTVPGMSLQSYPVKVRDNQVFVQL